A single genomic interval of Festucalex cinctus isolate MCC-2025b chromosome 16, RoL_Fcin_1.0, whole genome shotgun sequence harbors:
- the apaf1 gene encoding apoptotic protease-activating factor 1 isoform X3, with translation MMLEEAARSCLLRFRRNLEQDIKPAYLMDHMISDGVLSSEEEERISAQSSRKDQATALLELLLQKDNSAFISFYNALVKEAYYDLANLLHGNLPGVSPRRSDSTANVQIVLSAGGVPQRPVVFVSRPEMVNRIREKLYHLRIEPGWVTVFGMAGSGKSVLAAEAVRDQGLVEECFPGGIHWLSIGQLDKADLLVKIQALCFRLEQSLESQSLQRPPTSLDEAKERLRFLVLRRYPRSLLILDDIWDSTVLKSFDIHCRILLTTRNRSLADSVSGAKYEVEVESGLDDNKALEILALYTRNTLEGLPEEARSIVRECKGLPIASAGPVLPAICIICKNKFQSIFVWDRKAHGRGITSPKQKHCQQAGCCRQLR, from the exons ATGATGCTGGAGGAAGCCGCGCGGAGCTGCCTGCTTCGCTTTCGCCGCAACCTGGAGCAGGACATCAAACCCGCCTACCTGATGGATCACATGATCAGCGACGGCGTGCTGAGCAGCGAGGAGGAAGAGAGGATCAGTGCCCAG TCGAGCAGGAAAGACCAGGCAACAGCGCTTCTGGAACTGCTGCTCCAGAAAGACAACAGTGCTTTCATCTCATTTTATAACGCTCTGGTCAAGGAGGCGTACTATGACTTGGCCAATTTGCTTCATGGCAACCTTCCTGGTGTGTCACCGAGGCGTTCTGACAGCACAGCCAATG TCCAAATAGTTCTAAGTGCAGGCGGAGTCCCTCAGAGGCCTGTCGTTTTTGTCAGCCGACCCGAGATGGTCAACCGGATCCGGGAGAAGCTCTACCATCTCCGAATTGAGCCAGGATGGGTCACTGTGTTCGGCATGGCTGGCTCGGGGAAATCTGTGCTGGCGGCGGAAGCCGTCCGAGACCAGGGACTCGTTGAAG AGTGCTTCCCAGGAGGCATCCACTGGCTGTCAATTGGCCAGCTGGACAAGGCGGACCTGCTGGTGAAGATCCAAGCGCTGTGCTTTCGTTTGGAGCAGAGCCTGGAGTCCCAGTCCCTCCAGCGGCCTCCCACCTCCCTGGACGAGGCCAAAGAGCGACTGCGTTTCCTGGTGTTGCGCAGATACCCCAG ATCTTTGCTGATTCTCGATGACATCTGGGACAGCACGGTGCTCAAATCATTCGATATCCACTGTCGCATACTTCTGACCACCAGGAATAGAAGCCTCGCTGACTCAGTGAGCG GCGCAAAATACGAAGTTGAGGTGGAGAGTGGTTTGGATGACAACAAAGCACTGGAGATTCTTGCGCTGTACACTAGAAACACGCTGGAAGGTCTGCCTGAGGAGGCTCGGAGCATTGTGAGAGAATGTAAAG gtttgcccatcgcttcagctggccccgtccttccagccatctgcatcatttgtaaaaataaatttcaaagtatattcgtctgggatcggaaggcacacggaagagggatcacctcgccaaagcagaaacattgtcagcag gcgggttgctgcaggcagctgagatga
- the apaf1 gene encoding apoptotic protease-activating factor 1 isoform X2 has product MMLEEAARSCLLRFRRNLEQDIKPAYLMDHMISDGVLSSEEEERISAQSSRKDQATALLELLLQKDNSAFISFYNALVKEAYYDLANLLHGNLPGVSPRRSDSTANVQIVLSAGGVPQRPVVFVSRPEMVNRIREKLYHLRIEPGWVTVFGMAGSGKSVLAAEAVRDQGLVEECFPGGIHWLSIGQLDKADLLVKIQALCFRLEQSLESQSLQRPPTSLDEAKERLRFLVLRRYPRSLLILDDIWDSTVLKSFDIHCRILLTTRNRSLADSVSGAKYEVEVESGLDDNKALEILALYTRNTLEGLPEEARSIVRECKGLPIASAGPVLPAICIICKNKFQSIFVWDRKAHGRGITSPKQKHCQQVCATHTRAHFCY; this is encoded by the exons ATGATGCTGGAGGAAGCCGCGCGGAGCTGCCTGCTTCGCTTTCGCCGCAACCTGGAGCAGGACATCAAACCCGCCTACCTGATGGATCACATGATCAGCGACGGCGTGCTGAGCAGCGAGGAGGAAGAGAGGATCAGTGCCCAG TCGAGCAGGAAAGACCAGGCAACAGCGCTTCTGGAACTGCTGCTCCAGAAAGACAACAGTGCTTTCATCTCATTTTATAACGCTCTGGTCAAGGAGGCGTACTATGACTTGGCCAATTTGCTTCATGGCAACCTTCCTGGTGTGTCACCGAGGCGTTCTGACAGCACAGCCAATG TCCAAATAGTTCTAAGTGCAGGCGGAGTCCCTCAGAGGCCTGTCGTTTTTGTCAGCCGACCCGAGATGGTCAACCGGATCCGGGAGAAGCTCTACCATCTCCGAATTGAGCCAGGATGGGTCACTGTGTTCGGCATGGCTGGCTCGGGGAAATCTGTGCTGGCGGCGGAAGCCGTCCGAGACCAGGGACTCGTTGAAG AGTGCTTCCCAGGAGGCATCCACTGGCTGTCAATTGGCCAGCTGGACAAGGCGGACCTGCTGGTGAAGATCCAAGCGCTGTGCTTTCGTTTGGAGCAGAGCCTGGAGTCCCAGTCCCTCCAGCGGCCTCCCACCTCCCTGGACGAGGCCAAAGAGCGACTGCGTTTCCTGGTGTTGCGCAGATACCCCAG ATCTTTGCTGATTCTCGATGACATCTGGGACAGCACGGTGCTCAAATCATTCGATATCCACTGTCGCATACTTCTGACCACCAGGAATAGAAGCCTCGCTGACTCAGTGAGCG GCGCAAAATACGAAGTTGAGGTGGAGAGTGGTTTGGATGACAACAAAGCACTGGAGATTCTTGCGCTGTACACTAGAAACACGCTGGAAGGTCTGCCTGAGGAGGCTCGGAGCATTGTGAGAGAATGTAAAG gtttgcccatcgcttcagctggccccgtccttccagccatctgcatcatttgtaaaaataaatttcaaagtatattcgtctgggatcggaaggcacacggaagagggatcacctcgccaaagcagaaacattgtcagcaggtatgtgctacacacacgcgtgcccatttctgttattaa
- the apaf1 gene encoding apoptotic protease-activating factor 1 isoform X4 has translation MMLEEAARSCLLRFRRNLEQDIKPAYLMDHMISDGVLSSEEEERISAQSSRKDQATALLELLLQKDNSAFISFYNALVKEAYYDLANLLHGNLPGVSPRRSDSTANVQIVLSAGGVPQRPVVFVSRPEMVNRIREKLYHLRIEPGWVTVFGMAGSGKSVLAAEAVRDQGLVEECFPGGIHWLSIGQLDKADLLVKIQALCFRLEQSLESQSLQRPPTSLDEAKERLRFLVLRRYPRSLLILDDIWDSTVLKSFDIHCRILLTTRNRSLADSVSGAKYEVEVESGLDDNKALEILALYTRNTLEGLPEEARSIVRECKA, from the exons ATGATGCTGGAGGAAGCCGCGCGGAGCTGCCTGCTTCGCTTTCGCCGCAACCTGGAGCAGGACATCAAACCCGCCTACCTGATGGATCACATGATCAGCGACGGCGTGCTGAGCAGCGAGGAGGAAGAGAGGATCAGTGCCCAG TCGAGCAGGAAAGACCAGGCAACAGCGCTTCTGGAACTGCTGCTCCAGAAAGACAACAGTGCTTTCATCTCATTTTATAACGCTCTGGTCAAGGAGGCGTACTATGACTTGGCCAATTTGCTTCATGGCAACCTTCCTGGTGTGTCACCGAGGCGTTCTGACAGCACAGCCAATG TCCAAATAGTTCTAAGTGCAGGCGGAGTCCCTCAGAGGCCTGTCGTTTTTGTCAGCCGACCCGAGATGGTCAACCGGATCCGGGAGAAGCTCTACCATCTCCGAATTGAGCCAGGATGGGTCACTGTGTTCGGCATGGCTGGCTCGGGGAAATCTGTGCTGGCGGCGGAAGCCGTCCGAGACCAGGGACTCGTTGAAG AGTGCTTCCCAGGAGGCATCCACTGGCTGTCAATTGGCCAGCTGGACAAGGCGGACCTGCTGGTGAAGATCCAAGCGCTGTGCTTTCGTTTGGAGCAGAGCCTGGAGTCCCAGTCCCTCCAGCGGCCTCCCACCTCCCTGGACGAGGCCAAAGAGCGACTGCGTTTCCTGGTGTTGCGCAGATACCCCAG ATCTTTGCTGATTCTCGATGACATCTGGGACAGCACGGTGCTCAAATCATTCGATATCCACTGTCGCATACTTCTGACCACCAGGAATAGAAGCCTCGCTGACTCAGTGAGCG GCGCAAAATACGAAGTTGAGGTGGAGAGTGGTTTGGATGACAACAAAGCACTGGAGATTCTTGCGCTGTACACTAGAAACACGCTGGAAGGTCTGCCTGAGGAGGCTCGGAGCATTGTGAGAGAATGTAAAG